The following coding sequences lie in one Chanos chanos chromosome 4, fChaCha1.1, whole genome shotgun sequence genomic window:
- the sfr1 gene encoding swi5-dependent recombination DNA repair protein 1 homolog, with translation MSASLRERLKKTRRSFRSPSNVAKRLKIDEESAQSLEEGKTKHERDTTDVNSNETMQRDSPATSPVIAESSLTQADMLQQRDQLRREVKEKMDILRRLNMVKMYRSKNDLTQLQELTGKWRLCAQAVLYELQTELCKDGRKTSLSQLMDQFGLEDGMLHFDRTEDDFTDS, from the exons ATGAGTGCGTCCCTGAGGGAGAGACTTAAAAAAACGAGGCGATCCTTTAGATCACCGTCAAACGTGGCGAAACGTCTGAAAATCGACGAGGAGTCGGCTCAGTCTTTAGAGGAAGGAAAGACTAAACACGAAAGAGACACAACGGACGTCAACAGTAATGAAACGATGCAGAGAGATTCCCCGGCGACATCCCCTGTTATAGCTGAGAGCTCATTAACTCAGGCTGACATGCTTCAGCAGCGAGATCAGCTGAGGAGGGAGGTAAAGGAGAAGATGGATATTCTTCGAAGATTAAATATGGTCAAAATGTACAGAAGCAAG AATGACCTGACCCAGCTGCAGGAGCTCACGGGCAAATGGAGACTCTGTGCTCAGGCTGTTTTATATGAGCTGCAGACAGAGTTATGCAAAGACGGCAGGAAAACCAGTCTCTCCCAGCTCATGGACCAGTTTGGACTGGAGGACGGCATGCTTCATTTTGACAGGACAGAGGACGACTTCACGGACAGCTGA